One segment of Penaeus vannamei isolate JL-2024 chromosome 3, ASM4276789v1, whole genome shotgun sequence DNA contains the following:
- the LOC113822647 gene encoding uncharacterized protein: MTAGTNVVGWSVAVGAVWWVAVIVSVLPYIGWNSWEAHDESCHLSTLWPLSFTAFLTFLVGGHIASALLMWASTRATQLKAMTVRRGPAPANACNDPEEAPISNCAQGANSSSSIGSVRVGGWCVSVASLVPMLAHVVVASSCAVSSQCQATPQHYHEEASALPWSSLLLVAAAVTNPLLYVFTDDQVSSVTLFLLSRFCCWWCERRKQRLVPRQQEPHDTETNVYVTNDTDHLVSDNS, translated from the exons ATGACGGCCGGCACCAACGTGGTGGGCTGGAGCGTGGCCGTGGGCGCCGTGTGGTGGGTGGCCGTGATCGTGTCGGTGCTGCCCTACATCGGCTGGAACTCCTGGGAGGCCCACGACGAGAGCTGCCATCTCTCCACCCTCTGGCCGCTGTCGTTCACCGCCTTCCTCACATTCCTGGTGGGCGGCCACATCGCCTCGGCCCTGCTCATGTGGGCGTCCACCCGCGCCACGCAGCTGAAGGCCATGACGGTGCGCAGGGGCCCCGCCCCCGCCAACGCCTGCAACGACCCCGAGGAAGCGCCCATCTCCAACTGCGC CCAAGGagccaacagcagcagcagcatcggcAGCGTCCGCGTGGGGGGGTGGTGCGTGAGCGTGGCCTCCCTCGTCCCGATGCTGGCTCACGTGGTGGTGGCCTCGTCGTGCGCCGTGTCCTCCCAGTGCCAGGCCACCCCGCAGCACTACCACGAGGAAGCGTCCGCACTGCCCTGGTCCTCCCTGTTGCTCGTCGCAGCCGCAGTCACCAACCCGCTGCTCTACGTCTTCACTGATGACCAG GTCTCCTCCGTGACGCTGTTCCTCCTGTCCcgcttctgctgctggtggtgcGAGCGACGCAAGCAGCGCCTCGTGCCTCGCCAGCAGGAGCCACACGACACGGAGACCAACGTCTACGTGACCAACGACACCGACCATCTCGTGTCCGACAACAGCTAA